Proteins from one Sabethes cyaneus chromosome 2, idSabCyanKW18_F2, whole genome shotgun sequence genomic window:
- the LOC128738090 gene encoding protein artichoke-like — MTLILSWLFILVLIVPDLSSSLLHCPSRCHCDDDKLDVNCEEGHLDVVPIALNPSIQRLVIRNNKIRIIDSSVQFYSELTLLDLSFNYLFNIPDRTFARQNKLQQLHLNHNKISAVSNRTFVGLNELLVLNLRGNLIDQIEPMTFTPLTKLEELNLGQNRITTVGLSIIGFFGLADLKILYLDDNRLEVVPSEETFRPVDKLAELYIGTNSLNEIKNGAFAVLPELTLLDLRSALLSNVSVETFAGIENIKSLNLADNRFQRIPSKALGILRRLEDLSIGQNYFETVPANSFRGLSNLKRFELRGSLYLKKIERAAFQTNTNLESIAIDSNKALTELEEETFSGLLYLKHLSLRNNGFERLDENMFSWNSLRTLDISDNPINCDCYYSKLLHRLQTASRISYNATGCPHHLPDQWECEYILDKNKNLISVLVLAVAIVTAMALTFYRFRGLLREYVHNGCKNKSHGGAAGGSGVRPVALTGGDINSVDYEKAITEEDYVIRQSNLYSNQVQPILNGYPAYMQQANVYYNKPLPITEL, encoded by the coding sequence ATGACTCTCATCCTGTCCTGGCTGTTCATTTTGGTGCTGATTGTGCCGGATTTGTCGTCCAGTTTGCTGCACTGTCCATCGCGATGCCACTGCGATGACGATAAACTGGACGTGAACTGCGAGGAAGGTCACCTGGATGTGGTTCCGATTGCGTTGAATCCTTCGATCCAACGGCTGGTGATTCGGAACAACAAGATTCGTATAATAGACTCTTCGGTGCAGTTCTATTCGGAGCTGACGCTGCTGGATTTGAGTTTTAACTATCTTTTCAACATTCCCGATCGGACCTTTGCCCGGCAAAATAAACTACAGCAGTTGCATCTGAATCACAACAAAATCAGTGCCGTGTCGAATAGAACCTTTGTCGGGTTGAACGAGCTGCTGGTGCTTAATTTGCGAGGAAATCTGATCGATCAGATTGAACCGATGACTTTTACGCCGTTGACTAAACTGGAGGAACTGAATCTTGGCCAGAATCGAATTACGACCGTTGGTTTGTCGATAATTGGATTCTTCGGATTGGCAGATTTGAAGATCTTGTATTTGGACGACAATCGATTGGAGGTAGTGCCTTCCGAAGAAACTTTTCGACCGGTGGACAAATTGGCTGAACTTTACATTGGAACTAATTCGTTGAACGAGATTAAAAATGGCGCCTTTGCTGTCTTACCCGAATTGACGCTGCTGGACTTACGGAGTGCATTGCTGAGTAATGTTAGCGTCGAGACATTTGCCGGAATTGAAAATATCAAGAGTCTTAACTTGGCAGATAATAGATTTCAGAGAATTCCCTCTAAGGCGTTGGGGATTTTGAGACGATTAGAAGACTTATCAATTGGACAAAATTACTTTGAAACAGTGCCGGCAAACTCGTTCCGAGGATTATCAAACCTGAAACGGTTCGAACTGAGAGGTTCGctatatttgaagaaaatcgaAAGGGCAGCATTCCAAACAAATACCAATTTGGAAAGCATTGCCATCGACTCGAACAAGGCACTAACCGAGCTGGAAGAGGAAACATTCTCCGGGCTGCTATACCTGAAGCACCTGAGCTTGCGGAACAATGGCTTCGAACGGTTGGACGAGAACATGTTTTCCTGGAACAGTCTGCGAACGTTGGATATTTCGGATAATCCGATAAATTGCGATTGCTATTATTCGAAGCTGCTGCACCGGTTGCAAACGGCCAGCAGGATCAGCTACAATGCAACCGGTTGCCCACACCACCTGCCGGACCAGTGGGAGTGCGAGTACATTTTGGACAAGAACAAAAATCTCATCTCGGTGCTAGTGCTGGCGGTGGCCATCGTGACAGCCATGGCACTCACCTTCTATCGCTTCCGAGGGTTGCTGCGGGAGTACGTCCACAACGGGTGCAAAAATAAGTCTCACGGCGGCGCTGCTGGCGGCAGTGGCGTCCGGCCGGTTGCCCTCACCGGTGGCGATATCAACAGTGTGGATTACGAGAAGGCCATCACCGAGGAAGATTACGTGATCCGGCAGAGCAATTTGTACAGCAATCAGGTGCAGCCGATTCTGAACGGCTACCCGGCCTACATGCAGCAGGCTAATGTCTACTACAATAAGCCGCTCCCGATTACCGAGTTATAG